Proteins from a genomic interval of Saccharicrinis fermentans DSM 9555 = JCM 21142:
- the tnpC gene encoding IS66 family transposase: DAPIEFVFPNGTKMLLRDNVNTQVLKEIVLKSDYIQVDESTIPVISNEKHKAQKAYLWMVRSVMNNLVFFHYDKGSRAQKVILPLLKDFQGAIQTDGYQVYSIYEQKKGVLLLGCWAHARRKFSESLKEDKTGAEYALAQIAKIYQVEQMATDQNMNYKQRAELRKRLAYPIMRAFEKWIEGYYPKALQGGKMSKALAYTYNLFLRLSRYHLDGRYLPDNNGAENAIRPVAVGRKGYLFCGNHDAAENAAIMYSLLGCCKASDVNPREWLTDVFSKIALYNSNYDLDLADLLPHNWKKSNSCQNIPKNTH, from the coding sequence TGATGCTCCCATTGAATTCGTGTTTCCCAATGGCACCAAGATGCTACTAAGGGATAATGTAAATACGCAAGTATTAAAAGAAATTGTTCTAAAATCTGATTATATTCAGGTTGACGAAAGTACCATTCCTGTTATTAGCAACGAAAAGCACAAAGCACAAAAGGCTTATCTGTGGATGGTTCGATCAGTAATGAATAACTTGGTTTTCTTTCACTACGACAAAGGCTCCCGAGCACAAAAAGTGATACTTCCTTTATTAAAGGATTTTCAGGGAGCTATTCAAACCGATGGATATCAGGTATATTCAATCTATGAGCAAAAGAAAGGTGTTTTGCTTCTGGGTTGTTGGGCTCATGCGCGCAGGAAATTCTCCGAAAGTCTAAAAGAAGACAAAACGGGGGCTGAATACGCATTGGCACAAATTGCTAAAATCTATCAAGTTGAGCAAATGGCCACCGATCAGAACATGAATTACAAGCAAAGAGCTGAACTACGAAAGCGCTTGGCTTATCCAATCATGCGTGCTTTTGAAAAATGGATCGAAGGCTATTACCCCAAAGCGCTACAAGGAGGAAAGATGAGTAAGGCGCTGGCTTATACATACAATCTTTTCTTACGTCTGTCTCGCTATCATCTTGATGGCCGATATCTGCCTGACAACAACGGAGCTGAAAATGCAATTAGGCCGGTAGCTGTTGGAAGAAAAGGCTATCTGTTTTGTGGCAACCATGATGCCGCAGAAAATGCAGCAATTATGTACTCACTACTGGGATGCTGCAAAGCCAGTGATGTAAATCCTCGCGAATGGCTTACAGATGTATTTTCTAAGATTGCGTTATACAACAGCAATTATGATTTAGACTTGGCTGATCTTTTGCCGCACAATTGGAAAAAGTCTAATAGTTGTCAGAATATTCCAAAAAACACCCACTAA
- a CDS encoding DUF3289 family protein, with protein MMRIADDFDKVNYPKAIYSKERIYDAKAWLIKDWVYEDSGKDIKDYHEGNLLFWDTSDENIFKAFEEWATLCFSYGEMEGNIKRMIAKFKCNEGGIYEDPILTNDIANHKATLEYCSNLEDFIAEKIKQSNGLLSKLVETDVGYDYNARGNRGKTTAKGAKFAKPTFGSFKDTIKGETIALNDIWATEVYVSEVQFDNDNYKINYEVTLWDHFGLDITDIEDIPNTVPLAKEAFAAWFALQHLRGYKPFITKITFTKEFEGNINEGKIERNDKREALKVQQVKNKIDNLPEFKSL; from the coding sequence ATGATGAGAATAGCTGACGATTTTGATAAAGTTAACTATCCTAAAGCCATTTATTCTAAAGAACGAATTTATGATGCTAAAGCATGGCTCATTAAAGATTGGGTGTACGAAGACTCTGGAAAAGATATAAAGGATTATCATGAAGGTAATTTGCTATTCTGGGACACAAGTGATGAGAATATTTTTAAAGCATTTGAAGAGTGGGCAACACTATGTTTTTCCTATGGTGAAATGGAAGGCAATATTAAACGTATGATTGCAAAATTCAAATGTAACGAAGGAGGTATTTACGAAGATCCTATATTAACCAATGATATCGCAAATCATAAAGCTACCTTGGAATATTGTTCAAATTTGGAAGACTTTATTGCAGAAAAAATTAAACAAAGCAATGGATTGTTGTCAAAACTTGTTGAAACAGATGTAGGTTATGATTATAACGCAAGGGGAAATCGGGGTAAAACAACTGCGAAAGGAGCCAAGTTTGCAAAACCAACATTTGGTTCTTTTAAAGATACTATAAAAGGAGAAACGATTGCTTTAAATGATATTTGGGCGACAGAAGTGTATGTGTCAGAAGTTCAGTTTGACAATGATAACTACAAAATAAATTATGAAGTAACCCTATGGGATCATTTTGGGTTGGACATTACAGATATTGAGGATATACCAAATACAGTGCCTTTAGCCAAAGAAGCGTTTGCAGCATGGTTTGCATTACAACACCTAAGAGGATATAAGCCATTTATCACTAAAATAACTTTCACGAAAGAATTTGAAGGTAATATAAATGAGGGAAAAATAGAGCGTAATGATAAAAGGGAAGCTTTAAAAGTTCAACAGGTTAAAAATAAAATTGATAATTTACCAGAATTTAAATCTTTATAA